One segment of Balaenoptera ricei isolate mBalRic1 chromosome 8, mBalRic1.hap2, whole genome shotgun sequence DNA contains the following:
- the BCL9L gene encoding B-cell CLL/lymphoma 9-like protein isoform X2: MHPENKLTNHGKTGNGGAQSQHQNVNQGPTCNLGSKGVGAGNHGAKANQISPSNSSLKNPQAGVPPFSSLKGKVKRERSVSVDSGEQREAGTPSLDSEAKEVAPRSKRRCVLERKQPYSGDEWCSGPDSEEDDKPIGATHNCNVADPAMAAPQLGPGQAAQLPLSESSAPGPPHGPPPGLRPDAPGGGGGGVPGKPPSQFVYVFTTHLANTAAEAVLQGRADSILAYHQQNVPRAKLDQAPKVPPTPEPLPLSTPSTGTPQSQPPPLPPPPPPAPGSAPPALPSEGPPEDTNQDLTPNSVGAASTGGGTGGTHPNTPTASTANNPLPPGGDPSSAPGPALLGEAATGNGQRSLVGSEGLSKEQLEHRERSLQTLRDIERLLLRSGETEPFLKGPTGGAGEGGPPAQAPPTPQQPPTAPASGLKKYEEPLQSMISQTQSLGGPPLEHEVPGHPPGGDMGQQMNMMMQRLGQDSLTPEQVAWRKLQEEYYEEKRRKEEQIGLHGGRPLQDMMGMGGMMVRGPPPPYHSKPGDQWPPGMGAQLRGPMDVQDPMQLRGGPPFPGPRFPGNQMQRVPGFGGMQGMPMEVPMNAMQRPVRPGMGWTEDLPPMGGPGNFAQNAVPYPGGQGEAERFMTPRVREELLRHQLLEKRSMGMQRPLGMAGSGMGQGMEVERMMQAHRQMDPAMFPGQIAGGEGLAGTPMGMEFGGGRGLLSPPMGQSGLREVDPPMGPGNLNMNMNVNMNMNMNLNVQMTPQQQMLMSQKMRGPGDMMGPQGLSPEEMARVRAQNSSGMMGGPQKMLMPSQFPSQGQQGFSGGQGPYQAMPQEMGNTQDMFSPDQSSMPMANVGTTRLSHMPLPPASNPPGSVHSAPNRGLGRRPSDLTISINQMGSPGMGHLKSPTLSQVHSPLVTSPSANLKSPQTPSQMVPLPSANPPGPLKSPQVLSSSLSVRSPTGSPSRLKSPSMAVPSPGWVASPKTAMPSPGVPQNKQPPLNMNSSSTLGNMEQSTLPPSGPRSNSSAPPANPPSGLMNPSLPFTSSPDPTPSQNPLSLMMSQMSKYAMPSSTPLYHNAIKTIATSDDELLPDRPLLPPPPPPQGSGPGISNNQPTQMHLNSAAAQSPMGMNLPGQQPLSHDPPPTMLPSPTPLGSNIPLHPNAQGTGGPPQNSMMMAPGGPDSLNAPCGPVPNSSQMLPFPPRLQQPHGAMAPSGGGGGGGGPGLQQHYPSGMALPPEDLPSQPPGPLPPQQHLMGKSMAGRMGDAYPPGVLPGVASVLNDPELSEVIRPTPTGIPEFDLSRIIPSEKPSSTLQYFPKSENQPPKAQPPNLHLMNLQNMMAEQTPSRPPNLPGQQGVQRGLNMSMCHPGQMSLLGRTGVPSQQGMVPHGLHQGVMAPPQGLMTQQNFMLMKQRGVGGEVYSQPPHMLPPQGSLMGPPPQQNLMVSHPLRQRSVSLDSQMGYLPAPGGMANLPF; the protein is encoded by the exons AAGTGGCACCCCGGAGTAAGCGGCGTTGTGTGCTGGAGCGGAAGCAGCCATACAGTGGGGACGAATGGTGCTCAGGACCGGACAGCGAGGAGGATGACAAGCCCATTGGGGCCACCCACA ATTGTAATGTAGCAGACCCAGCCATGGCGGCCCCACAGCTGGGTCCTGGCCAAGCCGCCCAACTGCCCCTCAGCGAGAGCAGCGCACCAGGCCCCCCGCATGGGCCCCCGCCAGGCCTCCGGCCCGACGCCCCCGGGGGTGGAGGCGGGGGCGTCCCGGGAAAGCCTCCCTCACAGTTTGTGTATGTCTTCACCACCCACCTGGCCAACAC GGCTGCGGAGGCAGTGCTGCAGGGCCGGGCCGACTCCATCCTCGCCTACCACCAGCAGAACGTGCCCCGTGCCAAGCTGGACCAG GCCCCCAAAGTGCCACCCACCCCAGAACCGCTACCCCTGAGCACACCATCAACAGGCACCCCTCAGTCCCAGCCTCCTCCACTGCCGCCaccgccacccccagccccaggcagcgCCCCCCCTGCTCTGCCTTCTGAGGGGCCTCCTGAGGACACCAATCAGGACCTGACACCCAACTCGGTGGGAGCTGCCAGCACGGGTGGTGGCACTGGGGGTACCCACCCTAATACCCCTACAGCTTCCACCGCCAACAACCCGCTGCCTCCTGGAGGAGACCCCAGCAGTGCTCCCGGCCCTGCCCTGCTTGGGGAGGCCGCCACCGGCAATGGGCAGCGGAGCCTGGTGGGCTCAGAGGGCCTGTCCAAGGAGCAGCTGGAGCATCGGGAGCGTTCCCTCCAGACGCTTCGAGACATTGAACGGCTGCTGCTCCGCAGCGGGGAGACTGAGCCCTTCCTCAAGGGGCCCACCGGAGGAGCAGGCGAGGGGGGACCCCCAGCAcaagcccctcccaccccccagcagcCACCCACGGCCCCGGCCAGTGGGCTGAAGAAGTACGAGGAGCCCTTGCAGTCCATGATTTCGCAGACACAGAGCCTCGGGGGCCCTCCGCTGGAGCATGAAGTGCCTGGACACCCCCCGGGTGGGGACATGGGGCAGCAGATGAACATGATGATGCAGAGGCTGGGCCAGGACAGCTTGACACCTGAGCAGGTGGCTTGGCGCAAGCTGCAGGAAGAGTACTACGAGGAGAAACGGCGGAAGGAGGAGCAGATCGGGCTGCATGGGGGCCGCCCACTGCAGGACATGATGGGCATGGGGGGCATGATGGTGAGGGGACCACCGCCTCCCTACCACAGCAAGCCTGGCGATCAGTGGCCCCCCGGGATGGGAGCCCAGCTGCGGGGGCCCATGGATGTCCAAGATCCCATGCAGCTCCGGGGTGGACCACCCTTCCCCGGTCCCCGTTTCCCAGGCAACCAAATGCAACGGGTGCCTGGGTTTGGGGGCATGCAGGGTATGCCCATGGAGGTGCCCATGAATGCCATGCAGAGGCCTGTGAGGCCGGGTATGGGCTGGACTGAAGACTTGCCCCCTATGGGGGGGCCTGGCAATTTTGCCCAGAACGCGGTGCCCTACCCAGGCGGGCAGGGTGAAGCCGAGCGATTTATGACCCCTCGGGTTCGTGAGGAGCTGCTGCGACACCAGCTGCTGGAGAAGCGGTCGATGGGCATGCAGCGCCCCCTGGGCATGGCCGGCAGTGGCATGGGGCAGGGCATGGAGGTGGAACGGATGATGCAGGCGCACCGGCAGATGGATCCGGCCATGTTCCCCGGGCAGATAGCTGGCGGCGAGGGCCTGGCGGGCACTCCCATGGGCATGGAGTTTGGTGGAGGTCGGGGCCTCCTGAGTCCCCCCATGGGGCAGTCTGGGCTGAGGGAGGTGGACCCACCCATGGGGCCAGGCAACCTCAACATGAACATGAACGTGAACATGAACATGAACATGAACCTGAACGTGCAGATGACCCCACAGCAGCAGATGCTGATGTCGCAGAAGATGCGGGGCCCCGGGGACATGATGGGGCCGCAGGGCCTCAGTCCCGAGGAGATGGCCCGGGTGCGGGCCCAGAACAGCAGCGGCATGATGGGCGGCCCGCAGAAGATGCTTATGCCCTCGCAGTTTCCCAGCCAGGGCCAGCAGGGATTCTCTGGGGGCCAGGGACCCTACCAAGCCATGCCCCAGGAAATGGGCAATACTCAAGACATGTTCAGCCCCGACCAGAGCTCAATGCCCATGGCAAACGTGGGTACCACCCGGCTCAGCCACATGCCCCTGCCTCCTGCATCCAATCCTCCCGGCTCTGTGCATTCAGCCCCAAACCGGGGGCTGGGCAGACGGCCTTCAGACCTCACCATCAGTATTAATCAGATGGGCTCACCGGGCATGGGGCATCTGAAGTCGCCCACCCTTAGCCAGGTACACTCACCCCTGGTCACCTCGCCCTCCGCCAACCTCAAGTCACCCCAGACTCCCTCACAGATGGTGCCCTTGCCTTCGGCCAACCCACCAGGACCTCTCAAGTCACCCCAGGTCCTCAGCTCCTCTCTCAGCGTCCGTTCACCCACCGGCTCGCCCAGCAGGCTCAAGTCTCCCTCCATGGCGGTGCCTTCTCCAGGCTGGGTCGCCTCGCCCAAGACAGCCATGCCCAGCCCCGGAGTCCCCCAGAACAAGCAGCCGCCTCTGAACATGAACTCTTCCAGCACCCTGGGCAACATGGAGCAGA GTACCCTCCCGCCTAGCGGCCCCCGGAGCAACTCCTCAGCGCCTCCCGCCAACCCTCCCAGCGGCCTCATGAACCCCAGCCTGCCATTCACTTCCTCCCCAGACCCCACACCTTCCCAGAACCCCCTGTCACTGATGATGTCCCAGATGTCCAAGTACGCCATGCCCAGCTCCACCCCGCTCTACCACAATGCCATCAAGACCATCGCCACCTCAGACGACGAGCTGCTGCCCGACCGGCCCCTGCTCCCCCCGCCACCACCACCGCAGGGCTCTGGGCCAG GGATCAGCAATAACCAGCCCACCCAGATGCACCTGAACTCAGCTGCTGCCCAGAGCCCCATGGGCATGAACCTGCCAGGCCAGCAGCCCCTGTCCCATGACCCCCCACCTACCAtgttgccctcccccacccctctgggCTCCAACATTCCACTGCACCCCAACGCACAGGGGACAGGAGGGCCCCCTCAGAACTCGATGATGATGGCTCCAGGGGGCCCAGACTCCCTGAATGCCCCCTGCGGCCCTGTGCCCAACTCCTCCCAGATGCTGCCCTTTCCCCCTCGGCTGCAGCAGCCCCACGGTGCCATGGCCCctagtgggggtgggggcgggggcgggggacccGGCCTGCAGCAGCACTACCCTTCAGGCATGGCCCTGCCCCCAGAGGACCTGCCCAGCCAGCCGCCAGGCCCCCTGCCGCCCCAGCAGCACCTGATGGGCAAAAGCATGGCCGGCCGCATGGGTGACGCGTACCCCCCGGGCGTGCTCCCCGGGGTGGCGTCAGTGCTGAACGACCCTGAGCTGAGCGAGGTGATCCGGCCCACCCCGACGGGGATCCCCGAGTTCGACTTGTCCAGGATCATCCCCTCGGAGAAGCCAAGCAGCACCCTCCAGTACTTCCCCAAGAGCGAGAACCAGCCCCCCAAGGCCCAGCCCCCCAATCTGCATCTCATGAACCTGCAGAACATGATGGCGGAGCAGACCCCCTCCCGGCCCCCCAACCTCCCGGGCCAGCAGGGCGTCCAGCGGGGGCTCAACATGTCCATGTGCCACCCCGGACAGATGTCCTTGCTGGGCAGGACAGGTGTGCCCTCACAGCAGGGCATGGTGCCCCATGGCCTGCACCAGGGGGTCATGGCCCCTCCACAAGGCCTCATGACCCAGCAGAATTTCATGCTGATGAAGCAGCGGGGCGTGGGCGGTGAGGTCTACAGCCAGCCCCCCCACATGCTCCCCCCGCAGGGCTCTCTCATGGGCCCCCCGCCCCAGCAGAACCTCATGGTGTCCCACCCGCTGCGGCAGCGCAGTGTGTCTCTGGACAGCCAGATGGGCTACCTCCCGGCGCCGGGCGGCATGGCCAACCTGCCCTTCTAG